AGTTGGTAGAGGTAGTCCCAGGTGAACAGTCCGCTGTCATGACCGTCGTCGAAGGTCAATTTCAGTGCGTACTGGCCAGCGGGTTCTACCTTGGTCAACCGAACGTTGAGCTTGCCGAATTGCAGGATGGGTTTGCCGTGCCCCTGGACCTCGGCGGAAGGCGAGTGGGTGCGCAGCAGCTCGGCGGGGAGTTGGTACACCTCGTCGGGCCCGTAGGTGAGGCCGAGGGTGTTGGAGGTTTTGTGCAGGTTTACAGCGGTGGGAAATTTTGACATGGGTGCCTCCAGCGGCAAGCCTTAAGCTACAAGCGGCAAGTTGAATGGGCTCAACTTGAAGCTTGTAGCTTACAGCTTGAGCTTTACAGAATGTAGCGCGACAGATCTTCGTTCTGCGCCAATTCGCCCAAGTGGCTGTTGACGTATTCAGCGTCG
The genomic region above belongs to Pseudomonas azotoformans and contains:
- a CDS encoding gamma-butyrobetaine hydroxylase-like domain-containing protein, which translates into the protein MSKFPTAVNLHKTSNTLGLTYGPDEVYQLPAELLRTHSPSAEVQGHGKPILQFGKLNVRLTKVEPAGQYALKLTFDDGHDSGLFTWDYLYQLAVRQDALWVDYLAELKAAGKTRDPDQSVVRLML